Proteins from a single region of Weeksella virosa DSM 16922:
- the mobB gene encoding conjugal transfer protein MobB, with protein sequence MIAKIGKGSNMYGAILYNQQKVDRENGAVLLLNKIPDTMDGRYSVAYFNKCFEPYLSANIKTEKTVRHISLNPDPKDEVSDEQFTEMAQEYMERMGYGNQPYIVFKHTDIDRMHIHIVSTCVGIDGKKIPDDYDHPRSMAICRDFETKYNLHKATEQEQKQANKVFKPVDYHKGDIKSQIASVVRHLPKYYSFPTMGSYNALLSLFNITAEEVKGERNGQPVNGLVYVAVDENGNKASNPFKASLFGKDAGVAQLQKHFEQSKEKMKTNPVRSVLKNTVELAMHTTSNEIEFRKQLTEHGINTIVRRNDNGRIYGVTFIDHESRSVWNGSQLDRNLSANVFNDWWNNGNKPELKTQDNPLSKTNTIDNQPTKDLFEFIPQEHSQNFDIGLFSLLPDAQGVDYKEETFAKRMKKKKRRLQ encoded by the coding sequence ATGATTGCAAAAATCGGAAAGGGAAGCAATATGTACGGAGCGATTTTGTACAATCAGCAGAAAGTGGACAGGGAAAACGGAGCGGTTTTGTTGCTGAACAAAATACCCGACACAATGGACGGCAGGTATTCCGTAGCGTATTTCAATAAATGTTTTGAGCCGTATTTGTCTGCAAACATCAAAACAGAAAAAACGGTACGGCATATTTCATTGAACCCAGACCCGAAAGACGAGGTAAGCGATGAGCAGTTTACGGAAATGGCACAGGAATATATGGAACGTATGGGCTACGGAAATCAGCCTTATATTGTTTTCAAACATACGGACATTGACCGAATGCATATCCATATCGTTTCGACCTGTGTAGGCATTGACGGTAAGAAAATCCCCGATGATTACGACCACCCACGTTCAATGGCAATCTGTCGGGATTTTGAAACGAAATACAACCTGCACAAAGCAACCGAGCAGGAGCAGAAACAAGCCAACAAAGTTTTCAAACCTGTGGATTACCACAAAGGCGACATCAAAAGTCAGATTGCTTCGGTAGTACGGCATTTGCCGAAGTATTACAGCTTTCCGACTATGGGAAGCTATAATGCTTTATTGTCGCTGTTCAACATCACAGCGGAAGAAGTCAAAGGCGAGCGGAACGGTCAGCCGGTAAACGGATTGGTCTATGTGGCAGTGGACGAAAACGGAAACAAGGCAAGCAATCCGTTTAAGGCATCGCTTTTCGGAAAAGACGCAGGAGTTGCACAACTACAAAAGCATTTTGAACAGTCAAAAGAGAAAATGAAAACCAATCCTGTAAGGTCAGTTTTAAAGAATACTGTTGAATTGGCTATGCACACGACAAGCAACGAAATAGAATTTAGAAAACAATTGACCGAACACGGTATTAATACGATTGTTCGCAGAAACGACAACGGACGGATTTACGGAGTAACTTTCATTGACCACGAGAGCCGTAGTGTATGGAATGGTTCACAGTTAGACAGAAACCTGTCTGCAAATGTTTTTAACGATTGGTGGAACAACGGCAACAAACCCGAACTGAAAACACAGGATAACCCTCTTTCCAAAACGAATACAATAGACAACCAACCAACGAAAGACCTTTTTGAGTTTATCCCACAGGAACATTCTCAGAATTTCGATATAGGATTATTCAGCCTTTTACCTGATGCACAAGGCGTGGATTATAAAGAAGAAACATTTGCTAAACGGATGAAGAAGAAAAAGAGACGATTGCAATAA
- a CDS encoding helix-turn-helix domain-containing protein: MKQIGNSNEDMIALLEAVVGIKNELLYIREYFHPLLKGEIYLSGEQVCEMLHISKRTLQQYRDDGLIPFIKLERKILFRESDIIKVLEDNYQR; encoded by the coding sequence ATGAAACAGATTGGAAATTCAAACGAAGATATGATTGCCTTGCTCGAAGCTGTAGTAGGCATCAAAAATGAACTGCTGTATATCAGGGAATATTTTCATCCACTCTTAAAAGGAGAAATCTACCTGTCAGGCGAACAGGTTTGCGAGATGTTACATATCAGCAAACGGACATTGCAACAGTACAGGGATGACGGACTGATACCTTTTATCAAGCTCGAACGAAAAATATTGTTTCGTGAAAGCGATATTATCAAGGTATTGGAAGACAACTATCAGCGTTAA
- a CDS encoding helix-turn-helix domain-containing protein, with protein sequence MEITVLDIQILKALHREVKEVSNLIAEMTAPYKALQQATKWLDQQEACQLLNISKRTLQTYRAKGILGATQINRKTYFRLSEVELLLQGERPLKKQKK encoded by the coding sequence ATGGAAATAACGGTTTTGGACATTCAGATTTTAAAGGCATTGCATAGGGAAGTAAAGGAAGTTTCCAATTTGATAGCGGAAATGACTGCACCCTACAAAGCACTGCAACAGGCAACAAAATGGCTCGACCAACAGGAAGCCTGCCAACTGCTCAACATCAGTAAACGAACTTTGCAGACGTACAGGGCAAAAGGTATTCTTGGGGCAACGCAAATCAATCGGAAAACATATTTCAGATTATCCGAAGTGGAATTACTGCTGCAGGGAGAGCGACCATTAAAAAAGCAAAAGAAATGA
- a CDS encoding DUF6660 family protein, with protein MQCHCITFLLTLQKNMKVFYSILAIYMMTVFLMPCTDMYEKDNFQNHNHSEELTHQGSHDHQETTDMCSPFCLCGCCGMVSGIVLQWNVYNLVKAKTFELSKPEIYYKSIFIPCYFGKIWQPPKVNA; from the coding sequence ATGCAATGCCATTGCATTACTTTTTTACTAACTTTGCAAAAGAATATGAAAGTCTTTTACTCCATATTGGCAATTTATATGATGACGGTATTTTTAATGCCGTGTACCGATATGTATGAAAAGGACAACTTTCAAAACCATAACCATTCGGAAGAATTAACCCATCAAGGAAGCCACGACCATCAGGAAACAACTGATATGTGCAGTCCATTTTGTTTATGCGGTTGTTGTGGAATGGTGTCGGGCATAGTGCTTCAATGGAATGTATATAACTTAGTTAAGGCGAAGACTTTTGAACTGTCTAAGCCTGAAATATATTACAAATCTATCTTTATCCCCTGCTACTTCGGGAAAATTTGGCAACCGCCAAAGGTTAATGCTTAA
- a CDS encoding CusA/CzcA family heavy metal efflux RND transporter — MLDNIIKFSIKNKFIIGLMTLLLIIWGVWSATKIPIDAQPDITNNQVQIITLSPTLAGQEVEQLVTFPVEQSIVNLPKVEEIRSVSRFGLSVVTVVFQDNVDIYFARQLVSQQLKEAQDQIPDGIGTPELAPVSTGLGEVYQYILHPKEGSEDKYSAMDLRTMQDWIVARQLYGTPGIAEVNSFGGLLKQYEVSIDPNRIKAMDVSISDIFTALENNNQNTGGAYIDKKPNAYFIRGIGLVTSLEDVGNIVVKNTGSVPVFIKDVAEVQFGHATRYGALTYNGEVDAVGGIVMMLKGENTSEVVKSIKEKIPVIQQSLPEDVVIEPFLDRMDLVDRAISTVQKNLIEGALIVIFVLILFLGNFRAGLIVASAIPLSMLFALGMMRLFGVSANLMSMGAIDFGLVIDGSLIVVEATMHHLGLRKSTQRLTQAEMDEEVYESARKIRTSAAFGEVIILIVYIPILTLVGIEGKMFTPMAQTVSFAILGALILSFTYIPMMSALCLSKKPITKKNFSDKMMDYLQGVYKPLLEKAIRMKYVVIAVAVGLFTISIFFFSRMGGEFLPKLGEGDFAFHCILPQGTSLSQSLETSMQASRIIKEFDEVRMVVGKTGAAEVPTDPMPPEATDLMIILKPQDEWKTKKSYDELSNEMMEKLEVIPGVFFEANQPIQMRFNELMTGIRQDVAVKIFGEDLDSLLVYANKANAIIQTVEGATAPQVERVAGLPQINIEYDRTRIANYGLNVQEINDIVSTAFAGKSAGVIYENERRFDLVVRLDEAHRSSIEDVSNLFIPLPNGDQIPLSQVANIDYKLGPAQISREGGKRRIYVGFNVQGRDVASVVNEIQDKLAEQIKLPTGYYFTYGGQFENLQKATDRLLIAVPIALLLIFILLYFTFHSFKEAVLVYTAIPMSAIGGVFALLLRDMPFSISAGVGFIALFGVAVLNGIVLIATFNRLEKEGWNEIVPRIIEGAKTRFRPVLMTASVASLGFLPMALSTSAGAEVQKPLATVVIGGLISATALTLFVLPLLYLVFMRNQKPPKNNKTKAIAPVLFLFMFLGFSQNGKAQTPINVDKAIEIAVENNPQLRSKNMDIQSAQSLSKTAYELPKTGVDFQYGNINSFEFDNGFQISQTIPFPTLFGAKKNLVKEQVKGRQWSKALTENELRKQVRTYYYQLEYLEHNASVLKYLDTIYADFIRVAELRYKTGDIGKLDVNTATTKKGEISLLYQQNEVLRQNAYQSLKNLMQTQEDFLIEPQPDYTPLLLSSFIDSSAVANHPSIQLLYQEAKIAEQNKKLERANSLPDFTFGYNNISLIGMHSKNGVEQFYGKGQRFSFVDLGITIPIFTTTKAKIRSLDYKKQSLELNAQWQEQQLKTELANALKQYEQYVAQFTYFKEQALPNADEIINAAKLGYSTGDISYVEYLFALQTTADIQLNYLNSIQQINEAVTLIHSLISK, encoded by the coding sequence GTGTTAGATAATATTATAAAATTCTCCATAAAGAATAAGTTCATCATAGGATTGATGACCTTGTTACTTATCATTTGGGGGGTATGGAGTGCCACCAAAATCCCTATTGATGCCCAGCCTGATATTACCAATAATCAGGTTCAGATTATTACCCTGTCGCCTACATTGGCAGGACAAGAAGTAGAACAATTAGTAACATTTCCCGTAGAGCAAAGTATCGTTAATCTTCCAAAAGTAGAAGAGATAAGAAGTGTTTCAAGATTTGGATTATCTGTTGTAACCGTTGTCTTTCAAGATAATGTCGATATTTATTTTGCACGACAGTTAGTAAGCCAACAGCTGAAAGAAGCACAAGACCAGATACCTGACGGGATTGGAACACCTGAACTTGCTCCTGTCAGTACAGGTCTTGGCGAAGTGTACCAATATATTCTTCATCCCAAAGAAGGCAGTGAAGACAAATATTCCGCAATGGATTTGCGGACAATGCAGGACTGGATTGTTGCCAGACAACTTTACGGTACTCCGGGAATTGCAGAAGTCAATAGTTTCGGTGGTTTGCTTAAACAGTACGAAGTTTCTATCGACCCAAACCGCATCAAGGCAATGGACGTTAGTATTTCCGATATTTTTACCGCCCTCGAAAACAACAACCAAAATACCGGAGGTGCATATATCGATAAGAAGCCCAATGCTTACTTTATTCGCGGGATTGGTCTGGTTACTTCATTGGAAGATGTAGGAAATATCGTCGTTAAAAATACAGGTAGCGTTCCGGTATTTATCAAAGATGTGGCAGAAGTACAATTTGGTCACGCAACCCGGTACGGAGCATTGACCTATAATGGCGAAGTAGATGCTGTGGGTGGGATTGTAATGATGTTGAAGGGAGAAAACACCTCTGAAGTTGTAAAAAGTATCAAAGAAAAAATACCGGTTATCCAACAATCTCTACCCGAAGACGTGGTCATAGAACCATTTTTAGACAGAATGGATTTGGTTGATAGAGCGATAAGTACGGTTCAAAAGAACCTCATTGAGGGCGCACTGATTGTTATTTTTGTATTAATTCTATTCCTGGGGAATTTCAGAGCAGGACTGATTGTAGCCTCAGCCATACCGCTATCTATGCTTTTTGCGTTGGGAATGATGCGGCTGTTTGGTGTAAGTGCCAACCTGATGAGTATGGGGGCTATTGATTTCGGATTGGTAATAGATGGTTCCCTGATTGTTGTTGAAGCGACAATGCATCATTTGGGCTTGCGGAAATCCACACAAAGACTTACGCAGGCAGAAATGGATGAAGAGGTATATGAATCTGCACGGAAAATTCGTACGAGTGCCGCATTTGGCGAAGTTATCATCCTCATTGTCTATATCCCTATCCTTACTTTGGTGGGTATAGAGGGTAAAATGTTTACGCCAATGGCACAGACTGTAAGTTTTGCCATTTTGGGAGCATTGATTTTGTCCTTTACCTATATCCCGATGATGAGTGCTTTGTGTTTGTCTAAAAAGCCGATTACCAAAAAGAATTTTTCAGACAAAATGATGGACTATCTTCAAGGGGTTTATAAACCATTGTTAGAAAAAGCCATTCGGATGAAATATGTGGTTATTGCGGTTGCCGTTGGGCTGTTTACCATAAGTATATTCTTTTTTTCACGGATGGGCGGAGAGTTCCTGCCAAAATTGGGCGAGGGCGATTTTGCTTTCCACTGTATCCTGCCACAAGGAACATCGTTAAGCCAAAGTCTGGAAACCTCTATGCAGGCATCAAGGATAATCAAGGAATTTGACGAAGTGAGAATGGTCGTAGGCAAGACTGGTGCTGCCGAAGTACCGACAGACCCGATGCCTCCCGAAGCCACTGACCTGATGATTATCCTAAAACCGCAGGACGAATGGAAAACAAAAAAATCCTATGACGAGCTTTCCAATGAAATGATGGAGAAACTTGAAGTTATTCCCGGTGTATTCTTTGAAGCCAATCAGCCGATACAGATGCGGTTTAATGAACTGATGACAGGTATCAGGCAGGATGTAGCCGTTAAGATATTCGGAGAAGACCTCGACAGTTTGTTGGTTTATGCCAATAAAGCGAATGCTATTATTCAAACAGTAGAAGGTGCGACTGCTCCGCAGGTAGAACGGGTAGCAGGTCTTCCCCAAATCAATATCGAATATGACCGTACCCGAATAGCCAATTACGGCTTGAATGTACAGGAAATAAACGATATTGTCAGCACTGCGTTCGCAGGTAAATCAGCAGGTGTGATTTATGAAAACGAACGAAGATTTGATTTGGTGGTACGGCTTGATGAAGCCCACCGCAGTTCCATTGAGGATGTGAGCAATCTGTTTATCCCACTACCAAACGGCGACCAAATACCGCTTTCACAGGTTGCAAACATTGATTACAAATTAGGGCCCGCACAAATCAGCCGTGAAGGCGGTAAACGCAGGATATATGTCGGCTTCAACGTACAGGGGCGGGATGTAGCCAGCGTTGTCAATGAAATTCAGGATAAATTGGCTGAACAGATTAAGCTACCGACAGGTTATTATTTTACTTATGGTGGTCAGTTTGAGAACCTCCAAAAAGCTACCGACAGATTACTCATAGCAGTACCTATCGCCCTGCTTTTGATTTTTATCCTGTTATACTTCACGTTCCATTCGTTCAAGGAAGCCGTTTTGGTCTATACGGCTATCCCGATGAGTGCCATTGGAGGCGTATTTGCCCTTTTATTGCGGGATATGCCATTCAGCATATCGGCAGGTGTCGGATTTATTGCTCTGTTCGGTGTTGCTGTTCTGAACGGGATTGTACTGATTGCCACGTTCAATAGACTGGAGAAAGAGGGTTGGAACGAGATTGTTCCGAGAATTATCGAGGGAGCTAAAACAAGGTTTAGGCCTGTATTGATGACAGCATCTGTGGCAAGTTTAGGTTTTTTACCAATGGCATTGAGTACAAGTGCAGGTGCAGAAGTACAAAAACCGTTGGCAACGGTCGTTATCGGAGGATTGATTTCAGCAACTGCATTGACGTTGTTCGTGCTGCCCTTGCTGTACCTCGTATTTATGAGAAACCAAAAACCTCCGAAAAATAATAAAACGAAAGCCATAGCACCCGTGTTGTTCCTGTTTATGTTCTTGGGATTTTCTCAAAACGGTAAGGCACAAACTCCGATAAATGTAGATAAGGCTATCGAGATTGCTGTGGAGAATAACCCTCAGCTACGTTCCAAAAATATGGATATTCAATCTGCCCAAAGCCTTAGCAAGACGGCGTATGAACTGCCGAAGACCGGTGTAGATTTCCAATATGGGAATATTAACAGTTTCGAATTTGATAACGGCTTCCAGATTTCGCAGACCATACCCTTTCCAACGCTCTTTGGGGCAAAGAAAAACTTGGTCAAAGAGCAAGTCAAAGGTCGGCAATGGTCAAAGGCTCTGACAGAAAATGAACTTAGAAAACAGGTAAGAACCTATTATTACCAGTTGGAATATTTGGAGCATAATGCTTCGGTTTTAAAGTATCTTGATACTATTTATGCAGACTTTATCCGCGTAGCAGAACTGCGGTACAAAACCGGAGATATAGGCAAACTGGACGTTAATACTGCGACTACCAAGAAAGGGGAAATAAGTCTTTTGTATCAACAGAACGAGGTTTTAAGGCAGAACGCCTATCAAAGCCTTAAAAATCTGATGCAGACACAGGAAGACTTCTTAATAGAACCGCAACCGGATTATACACCATTGCTGTTAAGTTCTTTCATTGACAGTTCGGCTGTTGCAAATCATCCGAGCATCCAGTTATTGTATCAAGAGGCGAAAATTGCCGAGCAGAACAAGAAATTGGAAAGAGCAAACAGCTTGCCTGATTTTACATTCGGTTATAATAACATATCGCTGATAGGAATGCACAGTAAAAATGGTGTAGAGCAATTTTATGGCAAAGGACAGCGGTTTAGTTTTGTTGATTTAGGTATTACAATCCCAATTTTTACCACCACCAAAGCAAAAATTCGCTCGCTTGATTACAAGAAACAATCATTGGAATTAAATGCGCAATGGCAGGAACAACAGCTTAAAACGGAATTGGCAAACGCCTTGAAACAATACGAACAATATGTAGCGCAGTTTACCTATTTCAAGGAGCAGGCACTTCCCAATGCTGATGAGATTATCAATGCTGCAAAGCTGGGGTACAGTACCGGAGATATTTCTTATGTGGAGTACCTATTTGCCTTGCAGACAACAGCAGACATTCAGCTTAATTATTTAAATAGCATTCAGCAAATCAATGAGGCTGTAACGCTTATCCATTCATTAATCAGTAAATAA
- the mobA gene encoding conjugal transfer protein MobA — MEEKNSKQIRKTGRKPKNDPAVHRYSINLNAEENAKFLALFDQSGISVKAHFITACIFQKTVKTVKIDMNAVEYHAGLTKFFSQFRGIATNYNQIVRLLNANFSEKKASAYLYKLEKQTAKMKELLLKVLILTDRFEKQYLHKE, encoded by the coding sequence ATGGAAGAAAAGAACAGTAAACAAATTAGGAAAACAGGGAGAAAACCGAAGAATGACCCTGCCGTACATCGGTATTCTATTAACCTGAATGCAGAGGAAAACGCCAAGTTCCTTGCCCTCTTTGACCAATCGGGGATAAGTGTAAAGGCACATTTCATTACGGCTTGCATCTTTCAAAAGACCGTAAAGACCGTAAAAATTGATATGAATGCGGTAGAATACCACGCAGGACTGACCAAATTTTTCAGTCAGTTTCGAGGAATAGCAACCAATTACAATCAGATTGTAAGGCTATTGAACGCCAATTTTTCGGAGAAAAAAGCATCTGCATATCTCTATAAATTGGAAAAACAGACCGCAAAAATGAAAGAACTGTTGCTAAAGGTTTTAATTCTTACCGACAGATTTGAAAAGCAATATCTACATAAAGAGTAA